In Dromaius novaehollandiae isolate bDroNov1 chromosome 13, bDroNov1.hap1, whole genome shotgun sequence, the genomic window gcttgaGAGAGCTAGATGTTATATTTCGAGTGTTTTTACATGGAAAAGTTACTCTAAGCTCTTCTGTGAGATGTATCTACCAAATCTTTCCAACTTCAGCATTACTAACTGTAACCTGTACAGAAACATGCATTACCTGTGATATGCATGTTGGAATCACCTACCAACGCTAATCACAACAAGTCTGACTCAGCGCAAGTTGAAGCTGGATCATTTTATCATCTGCATTACTATTTACCAAACAGTTAACCACTCAGACAACAGAGCATTTACTTCATCCAGGTGCACATACGCTAGCAGACAAGGATGGTCAATATTCTCATCTTGAATTAAAGATAAAAGGTTTTTGTTGTTCACCCTACCGACATCAGCTGCAAGTCAAAATACTGGGTGCAGATTAGAATATACCACAAGAGATGGGCTTCATACTTGGGATTTTTAGTAGACACAGGCTGGTCATGCGATTTCTGAACAGAAGGTCTGGAAGCAGAAGATACAACTGGCTCCTGGGAAGAGTCTGGGCTCTCACTCAACTCGCTGCACTGGCTGTCCTGCTCCATGACCAGTTTGCTTATGGTCAACAAGCGTTTGCCCTTATGGGGTATTTCAGGAGGCTCTGAGATCTCAGAATCTTGATTCTCCACTTCTTTCCGTCTCTTGGTTCTGTGGGATACAGAAGGAGATAGTTGCTTGGGGAAAGAAATGTCTGTTTCATCCAGTTTGGTGAAGAGCGCATCAGAATCCTGGGAGTCCGACAGGATCTTGAAAGCTTCTCTCAGAACAGAAATCCCATACGTGGTTACAGTTCCAGGGGGCTGcctacaaaataaacaaaactaagcAGGTTGTAAAGACTTCACCAAGGCGGCTCCACTTCACTCAAAGCAGGGGTTTCCCCTATGCTGTGACCCTCAACAATTCACTGTGTCCCTAGGGTGCAAGATCTACTAAAGGGGATATTCCCAACCCTTCAGCCTGCCCTCCTTCTAAAACAGCGTAAGGCACTATTTGGCCAGACTACTGGCAAACAGCTCTGCCAAAGGTGCCAACGCTACCTGCCAGAGACAGCATCCAGACATCCTTCTGCTAGTCTTGACTAAAGGGCTGATAAGCCACAGACCCTGGCAGAAATCTGCATCTTCTCAGCCACACAAACACCAAACACTCTTCCATAAAAGCAGATCTTCTGTCATCAATTGCCTTCCCTTCCTGGATTCTAAATGCATCTTTTATCTTTGGGCGCAGGggctaaacaaaaaaaaaccttagcATGTTAACTCTGACCTAGACAGAAATCTTGTCATAGCCTTTAGCACCTTGCTTGGGCAGACCTGCTTCGGCTAGCACTCAGGGACGTTGAGCTGCCTGGACAGAGCAAACTACCCCTCAAAAGAGAACTGCTGCCAAATTTCATCTGTAACATAGGGCCAGATTTCTCTGCCCACCTTTCTGAGTTCTTGGAGGACACTTCTGTAggtcctggagctgctgctgctggtggtttAGATATTTCCATAGGCTCTGGAGATTCTTCCGAGATAttagctgctgcttctgtaaGCTCAGGAGCTCCTGCTCGGTCCTCTGCCCTTTCTGCAGGCTTGGGAGCTCCCGCCACatcctttgctctttctgcagGCTTGGGAGCTCCTGCTGGGTCCTTTGCTCTTTTTGAAGGCTCAAGAGCTGCTGCTGGGTCCCTTGCCCCATTTGCAGactcaggagctgctgctgggcaTTTTGGTTCTTCAGCACATTCTGAATTCAAAGTCTTTTTCAACATCTTGGACAGGGAAAAAGCATGCAACCATTATAAAAATGATTCCATGTAATGCCATTTAATTTCATTCCATTCTAAAGGCATTTTAAGCAGTTACTTGAAATTCAATTGATTTTAGGTACAAAGTTAATATCTATCAATTAAAACTTGTAACATGGGCTGAAGCAGCATATTCAGTTGTATAAATCTTCTAGGGACTGACTGCATTCAAAATACTGTGGATTTAGCCCTTTGTTAAGTAGGTGCCAAACTCTGCAACTCATTAATCTGTGAAGGCACGTACAAGCCAAAATACTGTGTTGTACTGTCTCCTGGCAGAGTAAGTGGTAGCTTTCCCCAGACCTCTATCTCATGCCATTTTTCTCCTGCCCCTGGAGGGGGTAGAAGCAGGCGCAGGACTACACGCTGGGTTACCAGGGCAGACACGTACCGTTACCAGCAATGGCTCCGAATTATCCACATAGGTCTCCACAAACTGGAACACGCTGTGCTGAAAACTCTTGTAAGAGAAGTTTGTGATCATTGGATGAGCCAAATTCTTCTCCCGGATAACACCGAGTAACTCTGTCCTCATTTTCTAGGCAAGAGGTAAGAATGTTTGAATAAGTACAAGAGATATAAATGACAAATTCAAGAACTGAGATATGGATAAAGATTGGGCTTTTCCTATTCAACACTCTCCAAGCCCAACTAAGTTACACTGATATAAATTGGGGAAAGACCAGAGGAGCAGATCCATCTTGTTTCAATAGTTCTGACATTGTTTCCAGTGCCCAAAACACTGCACTAcctacagaaataaaagcaggaaaCTTTCTGCTTTACAGAACCAGCCCTTCTTACCAACTCATGCTCTGCACTGGTGAACTTGAGTTTGCCTCGAGCCACAAGGATGGATGTTTACGCCTGAAGGAGCCACAAAGATATGTGAAGGTATATGTGTAAGAGAGGAAGAGAGTTCTAAAACAACTAGCAACATGCAATTTAAATGCCAAATGGCCAATGGTTCTTCTTTCAAGGAAGGATTCATTCCATTTTCATCACCCTGGTCCTTTCCCTCTGTTTCAGATTTCTGTAAGAGCCATGGGCATCCAAGTGAACCATTTAAGCATTAAGAATGATTCACAGATGTGTCCCCACAGAGCCCATAAACCACACCAGTTCCTTCCTCAGACAGCTGTCTGTCTTTCATTCACAGACCCACCTGGCTGCTGGGATCCTTCCCCATGTGTCTCCTTACAATTTTTGAAGCTTTATCAAACTCTCTGTTTTTGATGCAAATTATAACAgcctacagaagaaaaagaacagcaatTTCTCTGTTGACATTAAACCAACCAGGCTCTCTAAATCAGCTTTGCAAAAGTACAAGTAATAATCAAGTACAGCACACAAGGAACAGCTTAGTACTACCCCACACAGAGAAACAAATTCTGCATTAACTGATCAAGAAGCAAATAAACTGAAGATATACATCTGTAATCAACCCACTACTATGATTTTTCATAGGATCTTATTCCTTTTCTCATTGATACAAGACTATTCTAAGACAAGGGAAAAGCACAGTAATTACTGCAAAATACCCACAGAAACacacataaaatacattttaaatttgtgTTTTCTAGTTTCAATTCACCTCTGGCAGGGCCAAGCTCAAACAGGTCTGTATTTTCAGAGCAGCATATTCCCTAAATAGTTGAAGTGGTAataaaagacagggaaaaaagacAATTGTCCCTGTGTAAGGGGTCTATGGGCACATACGTTTATATATCTATGTATAAATTTAAGAATAATGGTAATAATACCATTTATTTCACTAAACATCTCTGTAAAATACCATGTGTAAATAATTTTCAGAGAGTCCCATCAGAGACCAATTTTGACCACTCTGTGCATATGCCTGAGCACAGTTTGGATTAAAATTCCTAATGTTTTTAGCAAGTtaaggataaagaaaaaaaaaaaaaaaaaggtcttacAGCTTCTTTCACCATTTTTTGAACAGATTCCATCTTCTTTTCAGCCACAGAGAACTCTTTCTGAATGAGCTCCAGGATACCAATTGCTGATTCCAGAGGGGTAAGCTCTGACTCTTTATCAAAGGTGCAATCTACAAAAATAATTCACACACGCTGGTTTGTTAAATCACACACAGAAATGCCTCACAGAGAACTTACTGGAAGCAAGTTACTTGATCTGCTCAGTTTGACCGCAAATTCTACAGTTACTGCCCatgaaaaaacaaaagggaatGCTGGACTGACTGCAAAAAAGACACCTAAGGTATGCAAGATCCCTCTCACAGGCGCAGAAACCTACAGAACCACCACAAATGGCAGTTCaaaaagttatgaaaaataaTTGATCTAGCAGCAACATTTCAGAAGCTACAAGGCTGAGAAGAAGCCGCAGTGCATGTACATATGGCCAGCAGGATGGCTCTGGAGTGTGGGGTCTGGCACAGTATTAGGGGACATCGCTCTCAGCTAAGAGTGATGATCTTTCACTTGCTACCGCAGTGCAACACAGGTATGAACAGCCGCACTCTGACCCCCAGTCTGAGGGGAGCTCCTCCACATTGCCAGCTTCTGCCCAGGCCTCTGTTCTGTGCAGCTGGGCAGCTCTGCAGAACTGCAGGGACACAGCCGCAGAGTGGGGCTCGctctggctggggcaggggctgggagccACGGCCAGGGCCCCCACGGGAGGGCCAGGCACCCACCTAGGTTCTCGCCCTCCTCAATGCGTGAAAGGAACTGCATGATGCGCAGCAGCTGGGCCACCACGGGCTCCTTCTCCAGAGGCCGCACGAGCAGCGCTGCGGGACAAGAGGCAGGTCAGGCCGGCACCGCACGGCCCCAGCTCACCGCCCCGGTTCCCCTCCGGACCTCGCCCCGGTCTccccccgcggggctcggcctcggcctccctccccgctccccccggaCCCGGCCTAGTCTccccccgcggggctgggccccagcctccccccaccTCGGGCCTGGCCCCGgtcccgcccccccggcgcggcccacCCTGCATGATGTCGCGGAGCTGGCGGAAGTCGCGGTTGCGCCCGGCGCGGTAGGCCGCCACGGCCTGGTGGAAGTAGAACTGCAGCACGCAGCGGTTCACCGTCTCCTcgcgggcgccgccgctgcccgccgccatggccgcccgccgctgccccgccaCCCGAACCCGCCGGCTCGTCATCCCGCCCAGAAATgacgcccgcccccgcgccggaAGTGACGGCATCCGACTGAGccgcttcccctccccacccGCGCGGCGCAGGCGCCCTAGTGCGCAGCAGGCGCCTGCGACGACCGGCATGCACCGCACCCGCCGGGCGgcgactacaactcccagcatgcTCCGCTCCCGGCGTgcaccgcgcccccccctccccccccccggcgggccggggcgctgccctctggcggccgggcgcggcgccgcgcgggcacCCGGCAAAGCCCAGAAGTGTCTGAAAAACGTGTTTTACGACTCAAAACGCGGCGCCAGGGTCGCCCCGGCGGCAGGGCCGGCACGCAAAGTCCCGGGGCGGGACGGCGCGTTGCGGCCTCCCCCTCGGAGCCATTTTGTTAGGGTTTGTAACAGAAGTGTCAGCAGAGATCCGGCCCCCGACGGCGCTGCTTCACCCTCGGCTACGCCCGCCATTCCCCTGCCTTGAAACGGCATCGCCATCGCAGCAAAATCCAACCTGGGGGCCAGGTGCTAGCGCTTAAGCGCAACTTGCCTTTGCACACATGACCGAACACTTCAAATACCAGATAGGAGTTGTAATTGCCATCGTAATCGTAATTGTAAAAGGTTTTTATGGGCGCTTTACCCCTTCCTTACCTGCAGCCGCCTGCAAATCCCACCCCCGCACCTGCACAAACAAAAAGGGCCCTTTTCAGCTTCTGGGGGCAGAGATGTCCCtgtaattacccagaatttgttcaCGGAGCCAAAGCCCAGCTGTGCGCTCCCTTGGGCGGACGGGCCAGCATCGCACCTCTCCGACTGCCGAGGAGCAATACCTCGGCGGGCTGATGAGAGTCACGGGCACCTTTTCGGAGACTATTTTTGTGGTGGAAAAGCACATGAAAATTCCTCTTGCATTAGGTTTTTCAGGATactcccttccctctgccgcTCGGCAGAGGAGAAGGAAACGCACATGAGAAAAATCAGCGTGTCAAATGGAAAACAGTAAACctgggagggtttttttattgGCAAACGACAGGAGATAAAAATAATCAGTTCCAGGAGGAACGGTGCCTGTTCACCTCTGGCAGCGTGACCGCCCCGCCGGCCGCACCGGTGCGGGGAGGTGTCCGCATGGGGCGCAGCcgggcccccggggccgccgagcCACGGGACCACTGCCGCTAGGAAGGATGCGGAGAAAGATAGCGGCGGCTCTGTTTCCTGGGCTGAGGCGAGGTGACGGAGTGACACGTTGACTGCAACACTTTGGCATGTAAAACCCTCGTGAGCAGGGGAGCGGCGATGGTTTTGCTCTTTTCCTGCCGCAGTGTGCAGGAGCAGAGGaccaggctgcagctgctggactCCACCGTTCTCCCCCGATTCAAGGAAAATCTTACTGGCCGTAGCAATAGCGTACGCGATGCTCTGCCCTTGCAGCCTTCCAAACGCTGCCTTTGCTTTGCAGACTGCCGAATGCTTTCGGAGAGCTCGGTAGCTTCTGCACCCCTCTGCAGTCCCCCCTGCTCCAGCCAGGTGCCTCAGGCACGTTGGCAAATTCCAGCAACCAGGCTGCAGGATTTGGAGCCAGGGCCTCCGTCCGGCCCCGCCAGGGCTGCCGTCACCCCTCCTGCGTCCGCCCCGTCTCCCCGGTGAGCAGGGCCTTCCCTCCGGAGCTCCCCGGGTAGCTTTGTGGTAAATCGCTGCCTCTCCCGTTAGATGATCCAACCTCTCCAAGCTGGAAGAGAGCAACGAGGGGCTGCAGCTCCGGGACGGCTCTGGCCGACATGTGGCTGTGCTCTCGGATGTGGGGAGCCGCGGTGCCTGTGCGgagcagcgagggcagctgcGGAGGTGCTGATGTCACCAGGCTCGGCCATGGCCAGCACGGGGCACGTGGCAGACCGCACTCTTAGCACCTCCACTGGTCTTCGGTCACGCAAGGCTTCGTTGCCTGCCTGGGCCACTTCTGTGTTCACAGCACCCAACACCAGAAAACTTGTGCAATCTGTAAAGATGCTGGGATTTCGATTTCCAGAGATACTACAGAGACACAAATCACTGTGCATCTCCTAAGAGGCATGGAAGGGAAGCAGGGATTATGGAAGCGGGCAGCGGACCAGGAATGCGAGTGGCCTCGCTGTCCCGGCTCGCTGAGTCCTTGCCCAGTGTCATCGTCAGTTCCCTTTCAGGAAGAGGTCTGGTGGCTCGTGTGCCAAAAGAAACACTGCGCAGGAAAGCACAAATTACAGTCATGTTTGTGCTTTTTAGTCTTAACTAGTTGATTTATAGATTTTGATGAAGTGAttacagatgaaagaaaacattccAGGGAGCAAGATCCGCATGTTGCTGGGGTCTCGTGTCTGTCGTTCCGTATGAGTTacagtggaaaacaaaacaggaaaatgagcGGGGCACTCTGGTCACTGCACActcctctctcttctgcatctGTGCAGCACCAGCCACGCGCTCAGCGCTGCGCAAAGCAGCAGACAGCACCTGCCCTAAGGGGCTTGCTCTCCAGACGGACATGCGATGGATTTCTGGCTTCGCTGGTGCCTGCTAGTGGTAATGAACAGCAGCGGCTGAATTTTGTTGCTCAGTAAACATGGAACTCATTTGCTTACATGATCATTATTTACACTGCTAGCGTGCCTAGAAGGCCTAGTCCTGGACTAGGATGCCACTGTGTTATGTACAAGTGCAGAACAGATACTGCTCCAAGTAGCTCACAAGCTTAGAAAGACAGTGGACAGCTATAGAAAAATGGGCAGGAACAAAACAGTTGCCAAATTTTTGTAGCCGCTATGGAAAAGGGAAATGCTAAGGAGGATAGTGAGGTTGCGTTGCAAAGTTTGTGGAGAAACCCTCCAAGCATGAAAGCTGCAGAGAAGAAAGCACAAAGGTGCTTGTTTGAAAATTAATTAACTAGGTTATAGAAACTGATACTCTGAACCAGAGGCAAAAGATGAGTAGTTCATACTGAAGGAGACAGAACGGAGGGGCAGTAATGTGCTGGGAAGGCTCTAGAAAAAGACATATTTTTGTTTGATATAACCAGGAGGACAGGGCCAGCAGAGGAGTGCAAAGAGATGAGTAGCCTGGTCAAAAcaagaggggagaaaaataatctttataaCAGCACTTGTGTGAACTAATGCATGACTGCACTTGTCAAGGCCAGGCAGAAGGATGTTGTGGCAACAGTGGTGCAAGATGATGAAATCCTGAGTTAGAGTTTACAGTACATAGcctgacaaaggaaaaaaaaaaagctaaaaaaagctTGCCTTAGACACTAAGACATTCTCCTTAGACAGTAAGGAAACAGCAAGGTTAGATGTCACTTCGGTGCGAGGAGCCAGGAACACCTTCGTGTCAGAGAGGATGCCTGGGTTACACGGAGAGTCACGGAAACATCCCTAGTGACTGAGAAAGACACATACAAGAAGgcttgaaagaaaagaataagcaCAACACTTAAGCTATACTGAGAGTGAGCTATCGATTAGGTAACTGCGAGGAAGTGTTGGTAAGATTTTAACAGTGTAAGAAAATCTGGCTAAGTATATGGATGACTCACCCTAACAGAGAAGATACCTGAATTTGCAATTAGAGATGAAGTATGTGTATTACTCCAAAATAAGTGGTGAGGAAGATGTGAGATCAGTACCCTCCGGACTGTGACAAAGCCAGAGAGGAAGGAGGCCAAGGGTTGCAAGAGCAGCTGCTTTGAACACAGCCAGAGCATGTAAGGACAGAGTACTGGTTCTGAGACTTGGCTTAGAAGCAGTCACTGCAGATGTTATTGGGCAACTGCAGGGAATGAGTATATATTTAAAGGGTAATTAAAAAAAGGCTAACATAGATGAAAGCactgagagagagacagagaaatatACTGGCTTTATGGTTGTCTAAATAAATATCATAATGTAACGCAGAGTTTAATTTAGGAGGTGGCCACACAGAA contains:
- the TERF2 gene encoding telomeric repeat-binding factor 2 isoform X2, with product MPSLPARGRASFLGGMTSRRVRVAGQRRAAMAAGSGGAREETVNRCVLQFYFHQAVAAYRAGRNRDFRQLRDIMQALLVRPLEKEPVVAQLLRIMQFLSRIEEGENLDCTFDKESELTPLESAIGILELIQKEFSVAEKKMESVQKMVKEAAVIICIKNREFDKASKIVRRHMGKDPSSQKMRTELLGVIREKNLAHPMITNFSYKSFQHSVFQFVETYVDNSEPLLVTMLKKTLNSECAEEPKCPAAAPESANGARDPAAALEPSKRAKDPAGAPKPAERAKDVAGAPKPAERAEDRAGAPELTEAAANISEESPEPMEISKPPAAAAPGPTEVSSKNSERTKRRKEVENQDSEISEPPEIPHKGKRLLTISKLVMEQDSQCSELSESPDSSQEPVVSSASRPSVQKSHDQPVSTKNPKPAKPRWNSSFAEEEKDVWSEEDDLFSDAVSLEMNSHNSAVFGSKKQKWTIQESEWIKDGVKKFGEGRWKSICQKYPFRNRTAVMIKDRWRTMKKLGIL
- the TERF2 gene encoding telomeric repeat-binding factor 2 isoform X1, producing MPSLPARGRASFLGGMTSRRVRVAGQRRAAMAAGSGGAREETVNRCVLQFYFHQAVAAYRAGRNRDFRQLRDIMQALLVRPLEKEPVVAQLLRIMQFLSRIEEGENLDCTFDKESELTPLESAIGILELIQKEFSVAEKKMESVQKMVKEAAVIICIKNREFDKASKIVRRHMGKDPSSQKMRTELLGVIREKNLAHPMITNFSYKSFQHSVFQFVETYVDNSEPLLVTMLKKTLNSECAEEPKCPAAAPESANGARDPAAALEPSKRAKDPAGAPKPAERAKDVAGAPKPAERAEDRAGAPELTEAAANISEESPEPMEISKPPAAAAPGPTEVSSKNSERQPPGTVTTYGISVLREAFKILSDSQDSDALFTKLDETDISFPKQLSPSVSHRTKRRKEVENQDSEISEPPEIPHKGKRLLTISKLVMEQDSQCSELSESPDSSQEPVVSSASRPSVQKSHDQPVSTKNPKPAKPRWNSSFAEEEKDVWSEEDDLFSDAVSLEMNSHNSAVFGSKKQKWTIQESEWIKDGVKKFGEGRWKSICQKYPFRNRTAVMIKDRWRTMKKLGIL